Genomic segment of Anaeromyxobacter sp.:
GGCCAGCGCCACGAAGGCGCGCGCCGCCGAGGCCCGCACCGCCCAGGCGGGGTCCGACAGGGCGTCGATCAGCTCCGGCACGTGCTCGCCGCGCAGCAGGCCGCGCTGGCCGATGGCCGCCACCGCGCCGGCCGCCGCCATGCGCCGCACCACGGCGCCGCCCGCCAGCCCCTGCCGCACCAGCCGCAGGTCCTCGCCCTCGCCGGCCGCCCCCAGGATGCGATAGATGGCCGCCGAGGGGCTGGCCGCCGCGCGGGTCCGGCACTCCACCAGCACCGCGCTGCGCCCCTCCGGCGAGCGCTGGGCGATGCGACTCAGCGCCGAGGCCGCCACGCCGGAGAGCGCCGGCAGGTCGTCGCCCAGCAGCCCGCCCAGGGCCGGCACGGCCCGCGCGTCGCCCAGGCGGCCCAGGGCGGCGATGGCCTCGGCCTGGACCTGCGGGTCGAGGTCGCTCGCCCCGTAGACCAGCGACTGGAGCGCCTCGGCCTGCCCCGCGCCGGCCAGGGCCCCGTGGACGGTGACCCGCGCCAGCGGCGAGAGCTCCGGCAGCACGCCGGCCAGCGCGGCCAGGAGCTCGCTGCCGCGCGGCAGGGCGTCGAGCGCCTCCTCCACCAGCGGCCGGTGGCGGTCGTCGCCGGCCAGCCTGGCCATGGCCGGGCCGTGGCGGGCGTCGCCCACCCAGGCCAGCACCGTCAGGGCGCCCGCCGCGACGAAGGGCTCCTCCGAGGCCAGCGCGGCCACGCAGGCCTCGGCCACCGACGGATCCTGTGCGGCGGCGGCGCGCGCGCCGGCGGCCAGGCGGACCAGGGCCTCCGGCCCGCGCCGAGCGCGCTGCTGGCCGATGGCGCCCAGGGCCGCCTCGCGGGCGGAGCGCGACCGCTCCGACAGGCCGCCGGCCAGCACCTCCAGCGCCGCCGCGTCGTCGCTCGGGCCCAGGGTGCGGTAGGCGGCGGGACGCAGCGCCCGGTCGCCCATGAGGCGGGTCAGGCGCCAGACCGGCGGGGCCACCCGCAGCCCCGCCAGGGCGTCCAGCGCCGCCCCCTGGAGCGTGACGTCGTCGGAGTCGAGCGCCGCCAGGAGCCCGGCCGCCGCCTCCGGACCGCCCACCTGGCCGAGCGCCGCGGCCGCGGCCGCGCGGACGTTGGGGTCGGCGGCGGCCAGCCGGGCCGCCAGCGCCGGCACGGCGCGCCGGTCGCCCAGCGCCCCGACCACCGGCGCCACGGCCAGGACCACCTCGACGTCGCCGCTGCCCAGCCGCTCCACCAGGGCCGGCATGGCCAGCCCGCCCAGCTGCACCAGGGCGGCGCCGGCGGCGGCCCGCCCGCCGGGGCTGTCGGCGCCGGTGAGCGCCGCCACCAGCCGGGCCAGCGCCGGGGCGGGCTCGGCCAGGGCCCCCAGGCGCTCCACCGCCGCGCTGCGGACCCGCCAGCTCTCGTCGTCCAGGCGGGCGAACAGCTCGTCGAGCTCGGCCGGGTGGGCGCCGTCCAGCTCCAGGACGGCCCGGTAGCGGGTCTCCTCGTCGGGGTGGCGGGCGCTGGCCAGCCGCGCCTCGGGGTGGCCGGGCAGCGTCATGGCTGTCGCACCGCCTCGACCAGCGCCCTGGCCGCCTCGGCCTCGCCGGGCACCACCGGGTCGAGCAGCGCCTTCACGTTGAGGAGCAGCCGGAGCCGCCCGGAGCCGCCGCGGCGGCCGGTGGGCTGGCTGCCGTCGCCCCCGCACACCCCCAGGAAGAAGCGCGGGCCGCCCTGGTCCACCAGCGAGGGCGCCGGCCGGATCTCGGAGCGCGGCAGCCGCAGCACCTCGCAGACCTCGTCCACCACCAGCCCGAGGCGCCGCCCCGCCACGTGCACCACCAGCAGCCGGGTCTTGCGGCCGTGGGCCACCGGCGGGAGCCCGAAGCGCTTGCGCACGTCCACCACCGGCACCACCTCGCCGCGCAGGCGGACCACGCCGTCCACGAAGGCCGGGGCGCGCGGCACCGGCGTGACCGGGAGCGGGTTGACGATCTCCTGCACCCGCATGATGTCCACGGCGTAGTCCTCTCCCCCGATGCGGAAGGTGCACAGCTGCACCTGCTTGGCGCCCCGGTCGGCGGCCGTCGGCTCGTTCGTCGCCGCCATCAGCCCCTCGCCTCGGCCGGCCGGCGGCCGGCCCGCAGCAGCCCGGCCACCGAGAGGATGGTGAAGATGCGGTCCCGGTCCCGCCCGATCCCCTCCAGGCAGTCGCCGGCGGCGCCGCCGATGCCCTGCGGGCAGGCCTCGACGGCCCCCGGCAGGAGCCGCACCACGCTGGCCACCGCGTCCACCTGCAGCCCACAGGGACCGGCCCCGTCGTCCACGATGACCACCCGCCCGCCCTCGCTCGGGCCGGAGGGCGGCAGGCCGAGCCGGGCCCGGGGGTCGAAGACCGCCACCACCTCGCCGCGCACCGTGATGACGCCCAGCACGTCGGCCGGCGCCCTGGGCACCTCGGTGATGGGCGGGGAGCGCATCACCTCGCGCACCCGGCCGATCTCGACGCCGTACACCTCGGCCCCGAGCAGGAAGGTGAGGTACTCCACCCGCTGCTCCGGCTCCGGCGCGGCCGCCGCGGCCTGGGCCGGCGCGGCCATCGACCCCAGGTCCGGTCCGGGCTCGTCGGGGCGGTAGAAGAACTCGTCGAGGGGATCGGCGCCGGCCGGCGTGGCGGGCGCCACCAGGCCCGCCGGCGGCGCCGGGGCGAGCGCCTGGCCCCCGGCGGGCGCCTGGGCCCACCCCCGACCCGGCTCGGCGTCGGGGCCGGGGGCGCGGTCGCCCTCCAGGCCGACCTCGGCCCCTGGCTGCGGGCCGCCGCGGGGGCGGTAGGTGGAGAAGCGGGCGTCCGGCGCGGCCTGCAGGTCGCGCAGCTTGGCCTCCAGCTCGGCCTCGGCCTGGGCCTGCTCGTCGGCGCGGAGCTGGGCCTCCCGCGCCAGCCGGTCCGCCTCCTCCGCCCCGATGGGTTCGGCTGGCGGGGAGGAGAGCGGGCCCTCGGCCGGGCCGGCGCTCCAGGCCAGCGCCGCCTCCACCTCCTGGTGTGAAGGAGGCAGCTCCTCCGGCCGCTCCGGCCAGGCCGGCCCGGCCTCGGCCCGAGCCGGCGGGATCTGGCCGCCCTCGGCCGGACCGCCCGCACCAGCCTCGGGGGGGAGCGGGAGCGGGTCGAGGGCCAGCGCCCGGTGCGGGGACGCGGGGGCGCCCTCGCCGGCTGGGGCGGCGTCCGCGGACCCGCCTGGCGAGCCGGCTGGGCGCGCGGCGGCGGCGCGCGCCGCCGCCCGCTCCTTCGCCTTGCGCCTGATCTCGAGGAAGTCCATGCCGGGCCGCGAGTCTACCGCGCCCCCCCTGGACCGCCCAGAAACGCCGCCAGATCGGCCGCCGCCGCCTCCACCGCCGCCGCGCCCACCTCGTCGGCGTCGCGCCCGAAGGCCTCCAGCAGCGCGCTCCCCGCCAGCTGGTTGAGCCGGCGCGGCACGCCGCCGCCGTGGTGGTGCAGCGCCGCCACCGCCTCGGGGGTGAAGAGCGGGGCCTGGCGACCGGCCACCCCGAGGCGGTGGGCCAGGTAGGCGCCGGTCTCGGCCAGGTCGAGCGCCCCGACGTGGTAGGCCACGCCGATGCGCTGGGCGAAGGCCTCGCCGCCCCGGTCGCGCACCCGCTGCCGCAGCTCCGGCTGGCCCACCAGCAGCAGCCCCACCAGCGCCCGGTCGTCCGCCGCCAGGTTGGTGAGGAGCCGCAGCTCGTCGAAGGCGGCGCGCCCGGCCAGCAGCTGGGCCTCGTCGATCACCACCACCGGGAACTGCCCCTCGGCGTCGAGCTCGCCCAGGCGCTCGGCCAGCGCCGACCAGGTGTCGGCCTTGCGCCGGGTGGGCGGCAGCCCGAACCCCTCGGCGATGGCCCCCAGGAGCTGGGCCGGCGGCAGGGCCGGGTTGACGATGAAGCTGAAGCGGCAGCGGTCGGCGAAGGCGTCCACCAGGGCCCGCGACAGGGTGGTCTTGCCCGCCCCCACCTCGCCGGTGAGCACCGCCAGCTCCCGCTCCTCCACCGCGTGGGAGAGCCGCGCCAGCGCCTCGGCGTGCTGGCGGGACGGGAACAGGAACGCCGGGTCTGGCGTCTTGGCGAAGGGCTTCCGGGTCAGGCCGAAGTGCTCGAGGTACATGGCGGGCCGGCGCTACCCGGCCGCCTCCCGCGTCCCCTCGCCGGCCACCACGTCCTCGATGATGGCCCCCACGTCCAGCACCAGCACGGTGCGCCGGTTGCCCAGGTCAGTGGCCCCGGCGATGCCGCGCACCCCCTGCAGCGCCCGGCCCAGCGGCTTGACCACGATGTCCTGCTGGCCCACCAGGTCGTCCACCGCCACGCCCAGCCGCTCCTGCGCCAGGCCGACCACCACCACGAAGAAGGGCTCGGCGGCCCGATCGCCGGAGAGGGCGAAGTGGCGCGACAGGCGGGTGATGGGGAGCGTGGCGCCGCGCAGGGTGAGCACCTCGCGCCGCGACACGGTGCGCAGCTCGCTGGCCCGCACCTCCAGGATCTCCAGCACGCTGTTGAGCGGCACCGCGTAGATGCGGCCGGCCACCGACACCACCAGCGCGCGGATGATGGCCAGGGTCACGGGCAGCGTGATCTCGATG
This window contains:
- a CDS encoding HEAT repeat domain-containing protein, translating into MTLPGHPEARLASARHPDEETRYRAVLELDGAHPAELDELFARLDDESWRVRSAAVERLGALAEPAPALARLVAALTGADSPGGRAAAGAALVQLGGLAMPALVERLGSGDVEVVLAVAPVVGALGDRRAVPALAARLAAADPNVRAAAAAALGQVGGPEAAAGLLAALDSDDVTLQGAALDALAGLRVAPPVWRLTRLMGDRALRPAAYRTLGPSDDAAALEVLAGGLSERSRSAREAALGAIGQQRARRGPEALVRLAAGARAAAAQDPSVAEACVAALASEEPFVAAGALTVLAWVGDARHGPAMARLAGDDRHRPLVEEALDALPRGSELLAALAGVLPELSPLARVTVHGALAGAGQAEALQSLVYGASDLDPQVQAEAIAALGRLGDARAVPALGGLLGDDLPALSGVAASALSRIAQRSPEGRSAVLVECRTRAAASPSAAIYRILGAAGEGEDLRLVRQGLAGGAVVRRMAAAGAVAAIGQRGLLRGEHVPELIDALSDPAWAVRASAARAFVALAEANADRRLGDPEEGEHPLCVHAMAALTVALTDPEPAVQAAAVDALGACGRPEHAARIAAVVTGTAPPQVVVAGLHALSRFGPAPVELVERALGHADPEVAKEAVAAAGGLPGQEGRRLLGLAAASPRWDVRHAAARAIGARGDAGLRQLAARLAADDPDPLVARAFEEAVRALAGPPRG
- a CDS encoding purine-binding chemotaxis protein CheW yields the protein MAATNEPTAADRGAKQVQLCTFRIGGEDYAVDIMRVQEIVNPLPVTPVPRAPAFVDGVVRLRGEVVPVVDVRKRFGLPPVAHGRKTRLLVVHVAGRRLGLVVDEVCEVLRLPRSEIRPAPSLVDQGGPRFFLGVCGGDGSQPTGRRGGSGRLRLLLNVKALLDPVVPGEAEAARALVEAVRQP
- a CDS encoding chemotaxis protein CheW, producing the protein MDFLEIRRKAKERAAARAAAARPAGSPGGSADAAPAGEGAPASPHRALALDPLPLPPEAGAGGPAEGGQIPPARAEAGPAWPERPEELPPSHQEVEAALAWSAGPAEGPLSSPPAEPIGAEEADRLAREAQLRADEQAQAEAELEAKLRDLQAAPDARFSTYRPRGGPQPGAEVGLEGDRAPGPDAEPGRGWAQAPAGGQALAPAPPAGLVAPATPAGADPLDEFFYRPDEPGPDLGSMAAPAQAAAAAPEPEQRVEYLTFLLGAEVYGVEIGRVREVMRSPPITEVPRAPADVLGVITVRGEVVAVFDPRARLGLPPSGPSEGGRVVIVDDGAGPCGLQVDAVASVVRLLPGAVEACPQGIGGAAGDCLEGIGRDRDRIFTILSVAGLLRAGRRPAEARG
- a CDS encoding AAA family ATPase, which translates into the protein MYLEHFGLTRKPFAKTPDPAFLFPSRQHAEALARLSHAVEERELAVLTGEVGAGKTTLSRALVDAFADRCRFSFIVNPALPPAQLLGAIAEGFGLPPTRRKADTWSALAERLGELDAEGQFPVVVIDEAQLLAGRAAFDELRLLTNLAADDRALVGLLLVGQPELRQRVRDRGGEAFAQRIGVAYHVGALDLAETGAYLAHRLGVAGRQAPLFTPEAVAALHHHGGGVPRRLNQLAGSALLEAFGRDADEVGAAAVEAAAADLAAFLGGPGGAR